In Myxococcales bacterium, the following proteins share a genomic window:
- a CDS encoding YggU family protein: protein MAEAPTAPGTAPWRRIGAALLIDILVSPRASREKLGPVHGDRLKVFVHAPPVEGEANAAIVALFAKTLRLPQRDISLVSGEGSRRKTVSVPASDGVLTILASIASGRAC, encoded by the coding sequence ATGGCGGAGGCACCCACCGCCCCCGGCACGGCGCCATGGCGACGCATTGGCGCCGCGTTGTTGATAGACATCTTGGTATCGCCACGCGCCTCGCGCGAGAAATTGGGCCCCGTCCACGGCGACCGCCTCAAGGTTTTTGTGCATGCGCCGCCGGTCGAGGGGGAGGCCAATGCCGCTATTGTGGCGTTGTTCGCCAAGACGCTGAGGTTGCCCCAGCGCGATATCTCGCTGGTCTCCGGCGAGGGCTCGCGGCGCAAGACCGTCAGCGTGCCAGCCAGCGACGGCGTGCTTACGATCTTGGCGAGTATCGCGTCGGGACGCGCATGCTGA